In a single window of the Elaeis guineensis isolate ETL-2024a chromosome 4, EG11, whole genome shotgun sequence genome:
- the LOC105044294 gene encoding CASP-like protein 5A1, whose protein sequence is MIDPKSVAQEEEEMNASRPAVHPVEATPPLTEAAGNPLMVRMKDVQGSPATPGGLALRLSQSFLAAAALCVMVTTADFASVTAFCYFVAAVILQCSWSLLLAFVDLYALLVKRCLRNSSVLFLFTIGDGITSTLTFTAACASAGITVFISNDMNKCAGNHCTSFETATAMAFLCWFAVCPSFLLNFWSLASR, encoded by the exons ATGATCGATCCGAAGTCAGTGgcgcaagaagaagaggagatgaACGCGAGCCGCCCGGCGGTGCACCCGGTTGAGGCCACGCCGCCGCTCACGGAGGCTGCAGGTAACCCCTTGATGGTGCGGATGAAGGACGTCCAGGGCTCGCCGGCGACCCCTGGTGGCCTCGCCCTCCGCCTTTCCCAGTCTTTCCTCGCCGCCGCCGCCCTCTGTGTAATGGTCACCACCGCGGATTTCGCTTCCGTCACCGCCTTCTG CTACTTTGTGGCAGCAGTCATCTTGCAATGCTCGTGGAGTCTTTTATTAGCTTTTGTGGATTTGTATGCTCTTCTAGTCAAGCGTTGCTTGCGGAACTCGTCTGTGCTTTTCTTGTTCACCATTGGTGATGGG ATCACTTCCACGCTGACATTTACAGCAGCCTGTGCATCTGCTGGCATCACAGTTTTTATCAGTAATGATATGAACAAATGTGCTGGGAACCACTGCACAAGCTTTGAGACTGCCACAGCAATGGCCTTCCTATGCTGGTTTGCTGTCTGCCCAAGTTTTCTGTTGAATTTTTGGTCGCTCGCTTCTCgataa